In Oncorhynchus gorbuscha isolate QuinsamMale2020 ecotype Even-year linkage group LG26, OgorEven_v1.0, whole genome shotgun sequence, the DNA window TAAGATGATTGTGGGATGTGATTGTTTTCTCTGTTTCTATTCGTTTTTTGAATGGTGAATGAAAACCTCTTGAAGTGAAATCTTCCTATTACATGTGAATCACATGGGGTGTATCCTGAAAAGCTGTCTGTACAAACCATAGATACGGTTCATTTCCACATGAGTGAAAACTGTTATCATCCTTGGTATGGTTTTTCCAACCCTCATATTAAGGTGTTACCTACTTTGTTACTGGTTAAGTGCTGCTCCCAGactttctgttctattctcttatGGTATTGTACTGAGATCTATTTCTATTTTGTTGTATAGTAAATTGCAAATGCCTCAGCCGGACCACTACCAGACTATGCTTGGATCTGGTCTGTGCTTTACTGGTGTGCGTCTACATGTAGTGTATGGGAGGACAGGTTGTCCTACATCGAAAGGGATACTGATGTGTTAGTGTGAATATCAATACCCCCTTCATTTAGCCTGCATTGTTACTTTTcacttttcaaatgcactgtgCTCATGTCAAAACTACTGTTAACGCAAACATAGACGCACACATCACAATACTACTACTAAGCAATGTACATTTCTGTATGAAAAATGAGACTTAGTTACTGTCTCTGATTTTGTTTTTGCTTTTCTGTGTATACCCTACTGGTCAGATTGagaaaaagttatacagctgtttattgtttttgttcaatAACTATGAATGTGAGCAAATAAACCATTTCAAAAACCTATTTCAGCCCATGCACAATTTGTATCCATTCATTGCTTTCAACACAATTGTTGTCAGTGCACATTAATAAGTCATAGAAAATACAGGGGTAATAATGATGCCTGACACTTTTGTCTTTAGTCAGGTTGCAGGCCTTCACTTTGCATAGCAGCATCAGAGAACACTGGCAACTGTGCCATCAACTGAATAGGACACCTTGATTGCCACATGTCACAGAGAAGCTCAATATAGGGCTGACTCTAGGTTGCCTTTTATAAGCTTGACATAaatggctcctgagtggcgcagtggtctaaggcactgcatctctgtgctaaaggcatcactgcagaccctggttcaatcctgGGCTATATCACAattggctgtgattgggagtcccacaattggcccagggtcgtcAGGGTtaggataggccgtcattgtaaataagaatttgtcctttaACTgacttaaaaaatgtatatatgatCCAAAATAAAGGAACTGGACCAGTTCTGAGCatttcttattattatttttattaaacCTAATACAAAAATCAGCTTACATTGCTACATCAAACAtgtcaaacaaaacaaaacacaggTAGGTATTAACAAGAAAATACTCGAACATACAAAAAATATCAATCaaataatacaaaaaataaacaatttTATTGCAATTGTATTCACCCTCAAAAAATCGTATAATGGTTCAGGAAGATGTTATTCACTAGGGTTAATGTTTTAATAAGATAATTAAATTCAATCAGAAAAAATGTGTAATTTTGGTATAGAATTTTGAAATTTTTGTTTGTGTATGAAGAATTTGGCAAcaagaatttaaaaaatgaacaatCATTTCAGTGGTCTTGTTATCATTGCAATAGTAACATATATCTTTCATGTCAAAAACATGGGTTGTGTTCATAATGGTAAATAAGTATTTTGCAAGGTTTTCCCAAAATTCTGACACAAATTTACATTCAAAGAACAAGTGAGAGATTCTCACCTTCTTTTTCAAAGAAAACGCAGATATCATCAATAGCCACACATTTGGATATCAtagaattacatggatatatcttCTGTAAAAATGTTGAAGTGCACTTCCTTAACTTTGTTTGGTATACAGTATTTGTAAGGCCTTAACTATGCATTTTTCCAGACAGTGTCAGAAAAATGTTCCTCTCGGTGTAAGTTGGTTTTGTGAATGAAGAATTCGTCTTATATATTTATTACAACAAGATTTATTAAGTAAGCCCACGCCTTCCAATCTGACTTCTGGATAAACTTTGTGATCATTCCCAAAATTAAGATGACTTTTCATAAGTGTAGTTAGACCACTGGGAACGACTTTGATCACAGAAATAAACTCTCTGAAAGGTATTGGAAACTCTTTCAATGTTATAAGTTGTTCATATGTGAGAATATTACCCATGTGGTCGAAAACATGAAGAACAAAGTCAATATTCCTCTCATGCCAGCTGGGGTAGAACAATGACTTATTCCTTACAGTTATGTCTGAAATATTCAACAAGAGAGCTTTATGTGGGGAAAAATTGTGCAGGAAACATATTTTCCAGGTCATTAAAGCTTGTTGGTGAAACCTAGCCAATTTAGCAGGTAATCTTTCAGTAATATAATTACATTTCAGTAAAAATGTAAGACCTCCCAATTTATTAAACACATTATTTGGAATGAAATACCATATTGAATCAGTATGGATCAAACATTTTTTCAACCAGTTTATTTTGAAAGTGTTATTTATGTCAACAAAATCCAACACTTCTGGACCGCCTTCAGCTCTTTTGTTAGAAAGGACAGATCTTTTTCCGTTTGTGAAACTTATTTTTCCAGATGAAGTCAAGAAAGGTCTTATTGATCTCTTTACAAGTAGCTGAATTTACACATAACAATAAAGAGGGCTACACAAAACGAGACAGTCCCTCTGCCTTGGACAGAAGTACACTCCCAAGTATAGAAAGATCTCTTTGTAACcaattattaaatatatttttagttCTCTTAATTTTAGTAGAGAAATTCAAATGTTGTCTGACTAAATGGTTTTTTGACAGATGTATTCCTCAATATTTAACACAGTCCTTTACAGGAATATTTTCTATTTCTTTATCATCAGAGTCAAATAAACATAAGATTTCACATTTAGAAACATTCAGCATTAATCCTGATTCAATAGAAAATGCAGTTATAGCATTAAGGGTGACCTGGTCTTTgtctctttaaaaaaatatatatatttcacctttatttaaccaggtaggctagttgagaacaagttctcatttgcaactgcgacctggccaagataaagcatagcagtgtgaacagacaacacagagttacacatggagtaaacaattaacaagtcaataacacagtagaaaaaagggggagtctatatacaatgtgtgcaaaaggcatgaggtaggcgaataattacaattttgcagattagcactggagtgataaatgatcagatggtcatgtacaggtagagatattggggtgcaaaagagcagaaaagtaaataaataaaaacagtataaaaacagtatgggaatgaggtaggtgaaaatgggtgggctatttaccaatagactatgtacagcagcagcgatcggttagctgcttagatagctgatgtttgaagttggtgagggagataaaagtctccaacttcagcgatttttgcaattcgttccagtcacaggcagcagagtactggaacgaaaggcggccaaatgaggtgttggctttagggatgatcagagagatacacctgctggagcgcgtgctacggatgggtgttgccatcgtgaccagtgaactgagataaggcggagctttacctagcatggacttgtagatgacctggagccagtgggtctggcgacgaatatgtagcgagggccagccgactagagcatacaagtcgcagtggtgggtggtataaggtgctttagtgacaaaacggatggcactgtgatagactgcatccagtttgctgagtagagtgttggaagccattttgtaaatgacatcgccgaagtcgaggattggtaggatagtcagttttactagggtaagcttggcggcgtgagtgaaggaggctttgttgcggaatagaaagccgactcttgatttgattttcgattggagatgtttgatatgagtctggaaggagcgtttgcagtcgagccagacacctaggtacttatagatgtccacatattcaaggtcggaaccatccagggtggtgatgctagtcgggcatgcgggtgcaggcagcgatcggttgaaaagcatgcatttggttttactagcgtttaagagcagttggaggccacggaaggagtgttgtatggcattgaagctcgtttggaggttagatagcacagtgtccaatgacgggccgaaagtatatagaatggtgtcgtctgcgtagaggtggatcagggaatcgcccgcagcaagagcaacatcattgatatatacagagaaaagagtcggcccgagaattgaaccctgtggcacccccatagagactgccagaggaccggacagcatgccctcttaAGAAAAGTGTAGTATTATCAGCCATTTGGGAAATGTTGATTTCTTTGTTAAAAAATGGTTAATCCATACAAATTGGCATTATTCAGAATATCTAGAGATAGAAGTTCCACAACCAAAATTAATAAAAATTGCGAAATTGGGCATTGCTGTCATACACTTCTGTTGATACTAAATATTTAGGAAGTATTAAGATTTAGTAGTACATAACTACTTATATCTTTGTAAAACATGCAAATTACTTTAATCAAATTTTCACCAAATCCAAAAAGTTTAAGAGACCTAAAGAGAAATTCATGTTCAATTGTGTCAAAGGCTTCACATAAGTCCAAAAATAAGACAACTGAGTCAATTGCATCTGAATAATCTATAAGGTCCAAGACTAAACGAATATTAGAGTTTATGTGACGGCCCTTCATCTATTCCTTTCTTTAATCTTTTGGCATAAACCAGAGCAATCCATTTATaatcaacatttaaaaaaataattggtCTCCAATTGTCAATGAGAGAAGGGTCTTTATCGGGCTTCGGAATCAATGAAATAAGACCCTGTTTCATAGTGTTGACCATTTCCCCATTTTTAATGCAATCTTGAAACATATTGAAAATCGTGTCGTGTAGTAAGTTCCAAAACTGTCTATAgaattcaactgacaggccatccgGGCCAGGTTCTTCAGTTGACACAGGTGAACCGCAAACTGAGGGGAAATCATCCTCAATTACAGGGACATTATTCTGAATGTGGCAAATGTAGCTTTTACAACCATCTTCCTAAAATTGAGATCTGTAAAGGTTTTCATGCCACCTTTACCAGTTCCGAGCAAAGAGGTGTTCCGCTCGGCGGAAATGACGCATCATTGATTTGATGTGAAAGGTCACGAAAATCTTCTCAACTTCCTTTCCTGCTAGCGGTGGCCACAGAATAGCACCAGTGAGTGAATTTCTCAACGCAATAATCTTCAACCATCTTGATAAATCCTGACGTTTACATACTTTTTGATTGTTTTTTACCCTAAAGTATACGTTTAAGATCCGGGTTTAGGGATAATTTCCCTAAATTTGACATTTATATTGGAAAAATATGTACTTTTATATAGTGTCCGCTATCCATATAGCTAGCGTTTCAACATGGCAGCTTGCTTGATGAGGGTTCATGTCGATTCAAAACCAACCACTTCGGTTATGTAATTTATATAATCAGATAACCACAATGTGCTCGGTTAATGGCGTTCGGTTGCCCATTTAAATGTATGAATGTATACAACATCTCACCTGAATGGTAACGTTAATAAGCTAGCTAGGTAAATAAATAGCGATGGCTGTCTAGCTGAGCTGGGCAATAGAACGAGTCAAAATTTACTCGGCTGAAAAACCGCAAAAGAACGTTGGTTAAGACATGTAATTTAACTTTTCTTAAAATACTGTTTTTCATTACATGACTTTGCTAATTTACGTCGTTGCTCCTGCAATCGCGTTCAGTCATTGGTCATCTGACGTCCAAGCTGACGTAGCTAGTTTTAGGTAATAGCATACCGGTACTCCCTAGATAACAAAGATACTACTGATATCTAGAAGCAGTGAATATTGTCCCACATTGATCATTCCATGGCGTCTTGTGTTAGTAATAGTGCTTTTCTTTTATAACTCCTCTGTCACCCAGAGATGGGCAAGTTCATGAAACCTGGGAAGGTGGTGATGGTCCTTGCTGGGCGCTACGCTGGTCGTAAAGCTGTTATAGTCAAGGTAAGTTTGCTCCTGAGCTATTGCTAAATGTGCATATTTCACTCCCAGTTTGATTAGTTACTGTTTGCTTGGATAATCCTCTTGAAATGTGGTCCATAAACACTGGTAACTGAACAGCTAACTATATATGGATTCTCTTCCTACAGAACATTGATGATGGCACCTCAGACCGCCCTTATAGCCACGCACTTGTCTCGGGCATTGACCGCTACCCCCGCAAAGTGACCACAACCATGGGCAAGAAGAAGGTTGCCAAGAGGTCCAAGATCAAGGCCTTTGTAAAGGTGTACAACTACAATCACCTCATGCCAACCAGGTCAGTGCCAGGTGGACATGGGAGTAATGGTTTGTTTAGGTGGCTACCTACTGACATGTGAGACTAAACTGTAGGTGACTAGCAGTATTGCATCCATGTCTACATTTTTATGGAATTCTAGCAGTGGCCAAACTGACAGGGTTCTATTAAGTAGGATGCAACGTCAAGGAATGTATAGATGGTGTACAGACTGGACCCTTTTCTGTTTGATGTGGTGAACTACCATTTCACACTCCTAAGCCATGTTGTACTGAGCTGACCCAAAGTATGGTTTGGGTCAGCACGCTAGTGAAGTCTGGCTTCTCAACACATTTAATCTCTGCATGCATTAGTAATTTTGATAGATGGTTCGATTTTCATTCTTGATTCTTGGAATGTTCAGAGTAGTTGATGGAGAAGTGTTATCCACTTGCGTTTGTCCTTTTTTATAGGAATTTGACGTAGGTGTCTTACTAAGTCTCTTGCTGTGTTTTTCCTTGTGCTCAGATACTCCGTGGACATTCCCCTGGACAAAACTGTCGTCAACAAGGATGTCTTCAGAGACCCTGCCCTGAAACGCAAAGCCAGACGGGAGGCCAAGATTAAGTTTGAGGAGAGGTGAGTCTTTTCCCACACCAGGAACCAGGACTTGTGAGAAATGCACAGGTTCTTTGTCCTGATACTATCTGACACATGATACAAGTAGCTTAACTACTATAGGATAATAAAATGGCAGGCTTTTTCGTCTCCATTGTAAACCTTttctaaaatgtgttttttttttctatCCATAGATACAAGACAGGGAAGAACAAATGGTTCTTCCAGAAGCTTAGATTCTAGGTGTTCATTGGTTTCACaaataaatgtataaaaatatCTTGACTGGTGTTTTCATTTTTGGTTTTATTGACAAGTGTTGGAGATTAAGCAATACAGCTGCTGATTGCCTCATAAAAAGCAGTAGAAAGGTGTTTACAAAAGCTGCTTGTTAATGATAATGTCATGAATTAACTTATTGGCCCAACCAGACTTGTGTGAACATGGCGTTGACAAGTGGAAACGCTGGAAAGTACAAGCTTGTCCTTTTACATTTTGCTCAAATCCATTTCCACACTATCATATTGGTCTAATGGTATCAGTATGGCACAGTGGTCACCAAGCTACTGGGTGCATGTTTTCCAGCCACTAGCACACCTGAGAAATCTATTCAAGGTCATTTTAtattcaggaccctgtctttcaagggataatttgtaaaaatccaaataacttcacagatcattgtaaagggtttaaacactttaccatgcttgttcaatgaatcatAAACAATGAGCATgtacctgtggaatggtcgttaggacattaatgacttaaatgtaatgtaaatgtaaggtcaGTCATGagaacttaggacactaaagaggcctttctactgactgaaacaCAAAGAAAGATGCCTgtggtccctgctcatctgtgaaTTTggtttaggcatgctgcaaggaggcatgaggactgcagatgtggccagggcaataaattgcaatgtccgtattgtgagatgcctaagacagcgctacagggagacaggactgaGAGCGTATCGTCCTCGCAGTGACAGAACGtgcaacaacacctgcacaggatcggtacatccgaacatcacacctgcgggacaggtacaggatgtcaactgcccgagttaaaccaggaacgcacaatctccatcagtgctcatactgagaggctggactgagggcttgtagttctgttgtaaggcaggtcctcaccagacatcaccggcaacaacgtcgcctatgggcgcaaacccaccatcgctggaccagagaggactggtaaaaagtgctctacactgacgagtcacggtgttgtgtgatggtcagattcgtgtTTATCTTCGAACGagtgttacactgaggcctgtactctggcaTTGGATCgatgtggagggtccgtcatggtctggggcagtgtgtcactgcatcatcggactgagcttgtcgtcattgcaggcgatctcaacgctgtgcgtaacAGGGacgacatcctcctccctcatgtggtacccttcctgcaggctcatcctgacatgaccctccagcatgacaatgccaccagccatactgctcgttctgtgcatgatttcctgcaagacaggaatgtcaatgttctgccatggccagcgaagagcctggatctcaatcccattgagcatgtctgggacctgttggatgtgagggccagggccattccccccagaaatgtcctggaacttgcaggtgccttggtggaagagtggggtaacatctcacagcaagaactggcaaatctggtacagtccacgaggagatgcactgcagtactaaatgcagctgatggccacaccagatactgactgttacttttaatttgacccccccccccttgttcagggacacattattccatttctgttcgtcACACTGTCtccgttgttgaatcttgttatattcatacacatatttacacatgttaggtttgctgaaaataaacgcagttgacagcgagaggacgtttctttttttgctgcgtttatatatatatatattcagtaaAAGATGATGTATTGAGTGCTGTGCTGGAGCATAATCAAGGATTTAATGAGTGCGCGTAAGGGCTACCCAAGCGCCTACCTCTTGTCGAAATCTGCCGTGTCAGATTGAAGAAACTGAAACTGAAAGAAAAAGACGTACCATTACACAACAGCTAACTACGGTAAGTGGTTTACTCAGCTTTGTCTTCTATAAAATCGTAACTAAATGATGTTAAACTCATTTTAATTTAAAATGGTTTGGATATGTGTTAAGAGTCATACTTTTTTAAATTAAAGATTTAAAATGTACGGTCAATGGTACTTGGACGCGTTGATTGTTGGGCCGAATCAAAAAGGAATGTGTAACTATATGAATTCCCGAAAGCTTTAAACTAGATCGTTTCAAACAACTTCATTTTATGAAGTGTAGCCTACACTCGTCAGTTTCTCCGACAGTCATGTGTGATGAGGTAAGGGGGACCCCATCTTCAGTGAGTCCTATCATTTGTATAAACAGGCGGCTGACCTAATGGAATTGTTTTTCAGGATTTCTCCTTAATGACAGACACCCAGGGATCACAAAACACCTTGGATGGAATCCTACATGCTATCAGCAAATGCAAGGTATATTTGACCAAAGAAAGGATATTGATTGGGAAAGCCCCAAAACTTGTCTGACTCCAATCAcacaagtctaggaccaaaaggctccttaacagcttctacccccaagccagaaGACAATGAAATGGCCACCAGGActatttacatttgtttttacacagctgctacttgctgtttatctatgcatagtcactttacccctacctacatgtacacatttcctcgactaacctgtacacctgcacattgacccggtaccccctgtataatgCCTcctttttgttattttattgttactttttataattggtaaatattttctgaacTCTTTCTCTTTGTtggttaagtaagcatttcacgctaaggtctacctacatctgttgtattcggcgcatgtgacaaagtttgaattgcgaaataaatgtaaaatatatatatatacatacagtgccttgcaaaagtattcatcccccttagcatttttcctattttgttgcattacaacctgtaaaaaatgtttttttaaatttagatttcatgtaatggacatacacaaaatagtccaaattggtgaagtgaaatggaaaaaaGAACCATACAAATGGAAAGGTGGATcgtgtatatgtattcaccccctttgctaagaagcccctaaataagatctggtgtaaccaattaccttcagaagccacataattaattaaataaagtccacctgtgtgcaatctgtgtgtgtgtgtgtgtgtgtgtgtgtgtgtgtgtgtgtgtgtatatataaactgtTCTGCAACACTGCCAAGAaagtggcaccaccaagcaagtggcaccatggagaccaaggagctctccaaacagttcAGGGACAAAGATGTGGAAAagcacagatcagggttgggttataaaaaaatatcaagacattttgaacatcccacggagcaccattaaatccattatttatgtaaagaatatggcaccacaccAAACCTGCCAAAAGAggaccgcccaccaaaactcacaggcATTAagcagagaggcaacaaagagaccaaagataaccctgaaagagctgcaaagctccacagtagaaattggagtatctgtccataggaccactttaagccgtacactcaaCAGAGTTGGGCTTTGCGGAAAAAATCCATTGCTTgaggaaaaaaataagcaaacacgtttggtgttcgccgaacggcatgtgggagactccccaaaatatggaagaaggtactctggtcagatgagactaaaatgtcattttttggccatcaaggaaaactaaatctggcgcaaacccaacacctctcatcacctcgAGTACACCAcacccacagtgaagcatggtggtggcagcatcatgctgtggggatgtctttcatcggcagggactgggaagctggtcagaattgaaggaatgatggatggcgctaaatacagggatattcttgagggaaacctgtttcagtcttccagagatttgagaccgagatggaggttcaccttccagcaggaccctagcatactgctaaagcaacacttgagaggtttaaggggaaacatttcattgtcttggaatggcctagtcaaagcccagacctcaatccaattgagaatctgtggtatgacttaaagattgctgtacaccagcggaacccatccaacttgaagaagCTGGAGCAGTTTTACCTTGAAGAATATACaacaatcccagtggctagatgtgccaagcttatagagacataccccaagagacctgcagctgtaattgctgcaaaaggtgtctctacaaagtattgactttgggggggtgaatagttgtgcacgctcaagtttaaaaaaaaattggtcttatttcttgtttgttttcaacgtggtaggcatgttgtgtaaatcaaatgatacaaaccccccagaAAATCTAtttgaattccaggttgtaaggcaacaaaatagaaaaaatgccaagggggtgaatactttcgcaagccactgtgtgtatatttagatatatagagagagttagagaaagagaggctTTGTCTAATGTATAATAATTCATGCATATTTAATCTCCTTGGTTTGTGAGTGTAGCCTATGGCTCAAGGGCCTCATAGAATCTGTGTTCTCAGGTTCAACACAATCAGTTGCTGAAGGAGCAGCAGGACCTGTCCAGAGCCAGGGATGACCAGGAGGACCTTGCTAAACAGTTCAGACAGCGCGTAGTCAAACTGAGGATATCTCTGGAAGAGGATGACAACAACCAAGCCAGGGATGTAGACTCTGAAAGGGTATGACAACCTCTCGCAAACCACTAAACCGAAGATCAACACTAGGATTAACATTTGTCTTAGGATATCACTATATTTCGCTTTTCCTATACTTAGTGGCTTTTTGCGGGGTTGAGAGAGGTCTTGATAGAGGTTTTGGATTCTGCCTGAATGACTGATAGGAGTAATGTTTCTCTGCAGAAGAAGATGGCTGCCCTGCATGATGAGGAGAGCAGACTGAAGAGGGAGATCCAGAGAGCAGAGGAAGAACTGCAGCTTGAGGAGGAGAGCACCCACCACCTCAAGCAGCAGACTGATGTAGGGCCACACCCCAAAACTCAGGAGCTGTATTGTTAGTCTTAGTGTGGCTGTGTACTGTAGTAGATGTGTTGAGATTTAGTTTCACTATTGAAGATGGTCTTTCTTGGTTTTTAGGTGTCTACTGCTGCAGTGCCTGAAAAGAAGGTTGTGTTCACTGGAGAAACGGGTGATGGTGCAAACATACTCTATTTTAATGTGAAGCCACATATAGTGTATCCAATGGAGGAGGGCACTGCACTGATCACTTTTGAGGATGAGGAAGGTAAGACCGAAACCTTTACTCTGTCTAGCACCTATTTTATTTCTGTGGTTATTATACCACCTTTCCTCCACAGTGGCCCAGAAGATCCTGAGCCTGAGGGAGCATAAGGTGGATCTGGGCGGGGATCTGGGCGGGGATTGTGCCATCACTCTGGAGGCCACGCTCGTACAGCTGCTGGTGCCCTGTCAAGTAGAGGTACAACCACAGAGAGACATCTCCACTAGTGTTTAGGTGTTAGGCAGATGATGTAATCAGTGCAATACAAGGGCCTGAACAACTGT includes these proteins:
- the LOC124015624 gene encoding 60S ribosomal protein L27-like, whose product is MGKFMKPGKVVMVLAGRYAGRKAVIVKNIDDGTSDRPYSHALVSGIDRYPRKVTTTMGKKKVAKRSKIKAFVKVYNYNHLMPTRYSVDIPLDKTVVNKDVFRDPALKRKARREAKIKFEERYKTGKNKWFFQKLRF
- the LOC124015874 gene encoding LOW QUALITY PROTEIN: interferon-induced 35 kDa protein homolog (The sequence of the model RefSeq protein was modified relative to this genomic sequence to represent the inferred CDS: deleted 1 base in 1 codon), coding for MCDEDFSLMTDTQGSQNTLDGILHAISKCKVQHNQLLKEQQDLSRARDDQEDLAKQFRQRVVKLRISLEEDDNNQARDVDSERKKMAALHDEESRLKREIQRAEEELQLEEESTHHLKQQTDVSTAAVPEKKVVFTGETGDGANILYFNVKPHIVYPMEEGTALITFEDEEVAQKILSLREHKVDLGGDLGGDCAITLEATLVQLLVPCQVELDTEVCSRRILVSNLPKKAGEDRLLDKLEIHFAKSKNGGGEVEESDMLHDSGNVVITFIENNIAKGLTGKLYHDVEFEKGRKHSVKVTPFLNGEITSFQVSRFHGCQRTVLLTGIPAVMEQENLQDLLEIHFQKTSNSGGEVDAFLYNPLGQHTLALFEEDCPTEDQSQ